One Bacteroidales bacterium genomic region harbors:
- the nadE gene encoding NAD(+) synthase, which produces MFVAQVLSRSGNFSFNIAQFHNVFSKFEKNNLDLLIFPSHFITGIGFRDYHPRLYSKEKYLSHVAEMIEKTRPIDAKILIGTDLHEGHEGNHILLISQGKILDVFTENDGLVDLSDLKKKKIFTINDGRRVLVLFFKEVASANISVDFLKDIDVCLVFMDEPYYHGCIEDRIQTLEKYQKVTDILALNSFGLAGEKLYDGTVLFLKKDADHEIFVSSPFKEDLYNLNEISSQDNNDFASLDYEALLFGIREFSELNGRRSYVIGLSGGIDSAVVAALAVKAVGTQKVKALIMPSQFTSTTSLEDAFSVAKNLEIEYELVSIQKVYEVFRNERQIHISEPSLADENLQARLRMLFLMYEANSENSLMLNTSNKSEILTGYGTLYGDAAGALSVLGDVYKTEVYKLATLINQDKPIIPDRILTKEPSAELRQNQKDSDSLPPYPLLDPILIDIVENEMDYEALLTRYDTTIVNRVLHLLYSSVFKLYQLPPKLILCKSSLKITKNIFYPSECLL; this is translated from the coding sequence ATGTTCGTTGCTCAAGTACTTTCACGTTCAGGCAATTTTAGTTTTAACATTGCTCAGTTTCATAATGTTTTTTCAAAGTTTGAGAAAAATAATTTAGATTTATTGATTTTTCCTTCACATTTCATTACAGGAATAGGTTTTCGTGACTACCATCCAAGACTTTATTCGAAAGAAAAATATTTATCTCATGTAGCTGAGATGATTGAAAAAACTCGTCCTATAGATGCAAAGATTTTGATAGGTACAGATTTACACGAAGGTCATGAGGGTAATCACATACTACTCATTAGTCAGGGCAAAATTTTGGATGTTTTCACTGAAAATGACGGGCTCGTTGATCTATCTGATTTGAAAAAGAAAAAGATATTTACTATCAATGATGGTCGTAGAGTTTTGGTGCTATTTTTTAAAGAAGTTGCTTCTGCTAATATTTCTGTAGATTTTTTGAAAGACATTGACGTTTGCTTAGTTTTTATGGACGAGCCCTATTACCATGGGTGCATTGAGGATAGAATACAAACATTAGAAAAGTACCAAAAGGTTACTGATATCCTTGCTCTGAATTCCTTTGGGTTGGCTGGAGAAAAGTTGTACGATGGCACTGTTTTGTTTTTGAAAAAAGATGCTGACCATGAAATTTTTGTTTCTTCGCCCTTCAAAGAGGATCTGTATAACTTGAATGAAATTTCCAGCCAAGACAATAATGATTTTGCCAGCTTGGATTATGAAGCCTTACTTTTTGGTATTCGGGAGTTTTCAGAACTCAATGGTAGAAGGTCGTATGTAATAGGTCTATCTGGAGGGATTGATAGTGCAGTTGTGGCTGCTCTTGCTGTCAAAGCCGTGGGCACGCAGAAAGTAAAGGCACTTATTATGCCATCTCAGTTTACTTCTACAACATCTTTGGAAGACGCTTTTTCAGTCGCAAAAAATCTTGAAATTGAATATGAGTTGGTATCTATACAAAAAGTTTACGAAGTTTTTCGAAATGAAAGGCAAATACATATTTCTGAACCATCGTTGGCTGATGAAAACTTACAAGCACGTCTCCGCATGCTTTTTTTGATGTATGAGGCTAACAGCGAAAATTCTCTTATGCTTAACACTTCTAATAAGAGTGAAATTCTGACAGGATATGGCACTTTATATGGGGATGCTGCTGGTGCTTTAAGTGTGCTTGGTGATGTCTATAAAACAGAAGTGTATAAACTAGCTACTCTCATCAATCAAGATAAACCTATAATACCTGATCGTATTTTAACCAAAGAACCTTCGGCTGAACTTCGTCAAAACCAGAAAGACAGTGATTCCTTGCCGCCATATCCTTTGCTTGACCCTATCTTGATTGATATTGTTGAGAATGAAATGGATTATGAAGCTTTACTAACCAGGTATGACACCACTATTGTAAATAGAGTATTACATCTTCTTTATAGTTCCGTTTTCAAGCTTTATCAGCTTCCGCCTAAGTTAATATTATGTAAATCATCTCTAAAAATCACAAAGAACATATTTTATCCTTCTGAATGTCTTTTGTAA
- the porQ gene encoding type IX secretion system protein PorQ translates to MRIFLFPICLFAFFLTVLSQNGIMKTFTFLELPTSASVARLGGNFISGIRQLDASLVLSNPAILTDSSNGHFAIHYDKHFAGIHYGVFSYALTVPRLGNYALHIQYLNYGKMIWTDEFGQNKGEFSAYDMALAMSWGRWFSPFFSIGANIKYAYSELFTKLSHGLCVDVSLMYFLEDKLWSVALIAKNAGFQFKPYIYKTYEPFPLDVQLATYKRLKGSPFGLSLIYHHLHKWNIYYFDSTKVSIDPVTKEPNYPTNFFRIFNTFLRHVVIGSDIFIGKFLSIGIGYNFQRRQELSYPSRRALVGLTYGISLHLRKFTLSYTRNSYYPNISPNMFTFSSAIGNWK, encoded by the coding sequence ATGAGAATCTTCCTTTTTCCCATCTGTTTATTTGCCTTTTTTTTGACTGTGTTGTCGCAGAATGGAATAATGAAGACTTTTACTTTTCTTGAATTACCTACCAGTGCATCTGTAGCCAGACTTGGAGGAAATTTTATTTCTGGAATTCGTCAACTTGATGCTAGTCTGGTATTATCTAATCCTGCAATTTTAACTGATTCTAGCAATGGTCATTTTGCCATTCATTATGATAAGCATTTTGCAGGTATACACTACGGTGTTTTTTCTTATGCACTGACTGTTCCCCGTTTAGGTAATTATGCACTACATATTCAATATCTGAACTATGGCAAGATGATTTGGACGGACGAATTTGGACAGAACAAAGGAGAATTCTCAGCTTATGACATGGCTCTTGCGATGAGTTGGGGAAGATGGTTTTCACCATTTTTTAGTATAGGTGCAAATATCAAATATGCCTATTCAGAACTTTTTACCAAACTATCTCATGGTTTATGTGTGGACGTTAGTTTAATGTATTTTTTGGAGGACAAGCTTTGGTCTGTTGCTCTTATTGCAAAAAATGCAGGATTTCAGTTCAAACCTTACATTTATAAAACATACGAACCTTTTCCTTTGGATGTTCAGCTTGCTACCTACAAGAGGCTTAAAGGTTCTCCTTTTGGTTTATCGTTAATATATCATCATTTGCATAAGTGGAATATTTATTATTTCGATTCCACCAAAGTTTCGATCGATCCAGTTACCAAAGAACCCAATTATCCAACGAATTTTTTTCGTATTTTCAATACTTTTTTAAGGCATGTAGTAATAGGAAGTGACATATTCATAGGCAAGTTTCTTAGTATTGGAATTGGCTACAATTTTCAACGACGACAAGAACTAAGCTATCCTTCTCGCCGGGCACTTGTTGGATTAACTTATGGGATATCTCTACACCTACGAAAATTTACCCTTTCGTATACCAGAAATTCCTATTATCCGAATATTTCTCCAAATATGTTTACTTTCTCATCAGCAATTGGAAATTGGAAGTAG
- a CDS encoding DUF1573 domain-containing protein: MQPGEEGIALVTYIPKERKEYGYVFDQFYLNTNDDQQPQKIIYLSANIIQDFSWMTEKDKKNAPKIVFKDSTTFDFGTIKQGEKIEHSFKFTNQGKNPLRILKVKASCGCTAVEPPQKDIKKNETSVIKAIFDSSGRKGPQYKTITVITNDPEHSQITLVIKGNVE, from the coding sequence TTGCAACCTGGTGAAGAAGGTATTGCCCTCGTTACCTATATCCCTAAGGAAAGAAAAGAATATGGTTATGTATTTGATCAATTTTATCTTAACACCAACGATGACCAGCAGCCACAAAAAATTATTTACCTCAGTGCCAATATCATTCAGGATTTTTCATGGATGACAGAAAAAGACAAAAAAAATGCACCTAAAATCGTTTTCAAGGACTCTACTACTTTTGATTTCGGAACCATTAAACAAGGTGAAAAAATCGAACATTCTTTTAAATTTACCAATCAAGGCAAAAACCCACTTCGAATATTGAAAGTTAAAGCAAGCTGTGGTTGCACAGCTGTTGAACCACCTCAAAAAGATATAAAGAAAAATGAAACTAGCGTTATCAAAGCAATTTTCGACTCAAGCGGTAGAAAAGGTCCTCAATATAAAACTATCACTGTTATCACTAATGATCCTGAACATTCTCAGATTACACTTGTAATTAAAGGCAACGTCGAATAA
- a CDS encoding DUF1573 domain-containing protein, giving the protein MRTKISIIILFTITGLIFSQKKPSIYFETKVFDFGQIKEEEGPKTCKFEFTNVGNDTLKITSVKPSCGCTASRYTKDPVLPGQKGFIEATYNPANRPGFFNKAITVTTNDPDNPSIVLSIKGEVIPKPKTKADNYPQHLGNLYFFTNHLAFGDIYDSKTKTDTLKFYNNATIPMTITAQDVKPFFKINIPK; this is encoded by the coding sequence ATGAGAACAAAAATCAGTATTATTATTTTATTTACAATTACGGGACTAATTTTTAGTCAGAAAAAGCCTTCCATTTATTTTGAAACAAAAGTTTTTGATTTCGGTCAAATCAAAGAGGAAGAAGGTCCTAAAACTTGCAAATTTGAATTTACCAACGTAGGGAATGATACTTTAAAGATCACCAGCGTAAAACCTTCGTGTGGATGTACTGCTTCGAGGTATACTAAAGATCCTGTCTTACCTGGTCAAAAGGGTTTTATTGAAGCCACCTATAATCCTGCAAATCGCCCAGGCTTTTTCAACAAAGCTATTACTGTCACAACCAACGACCCTGACAATCCGTCCATTGTCCTTTCCATCAAAGGAGAAGTCATTCCAAAACCTAAAACCAAAGCTGACAATTATCCTCAACATCTAGGAAATCTCTACTTTTTCACTAATCATCTTGCTTTCGGTGATATTTACGATTCAAAAACCAAAACTGACACTTTAAAATTTTATAATAACGCAACCATTCCTATGACCATCACTGCTCAAGACGTAAAGCCTTTTTTCAAAATAAATATTCCTAAATAA
- a CDS encoding Mur ligase family protein: MKIHCISVGGAVMHQLAISLKKLGHIVTGSDDEIYDPAYSNLLKHEIIQMDYHFNPDLITHDLDLIILGMHARKDNPELLKAQELQIRIVSYPEFIHEFAKNKMRIVVGGSHGKTTTTAMIMHAFHKVSIPFDYLVGANVKDFTTNVHLTHENPYIILEGDEYLSSCIDNKAKFHWYHPHIAVLTGIAWDHINVYPAFDQYLEAFSFFIETIEPNGYLIYNENDSFLHKLVSCHAGEIHKIPYRVFPYFHSNEGCYVCYLEKKYCVSFFGNHNFSNMAAAMEVAKLVGIQPETFLEAITTFSLPDKRLNCLFENQKLSIYRDFAHAPSKARATVQAIREKYPHHQVVAIYELHTYSSMDESFLPQYAQVFAHADRLIIYISAHSFEIKKRSLIPPENIIKYFEHPKTEIVFQPEELEKLLIAVVSKLKPPLVLLFMSSGNFDHFELNNKLYQKLLIL; encoded by the coding sequence ATGAAAATACATTGCATTTCCGTTGGAGGTGCTGTGATGCACCAATTAGCTATCTCTCTAAAAAAGTTAGGTCATATTGTTACTGGTAGCGACGATGAAATTTATGATCCTGCTTATTCAAATCTATTGAAGCATGAAATCATTCAAATGGACTATCATTTTAATCCTGACCTGATCACCCATGATTTGGATTTGATTATATTGGGCATGCACGCCCGTAAAGATAACCCAGAACTTTTAAAGGCACAAGAATTACAAATTCGAATTGTATCTTACCCCGAATTTATTCATGAATTTGCAAAAAATAAAATGAGAATAGTGGTAGGAGGATCTCATGGTAAGACCACCACAACTGCCATGATTATGCATGCTTTTCATAAAGTTTCCATACCCTTTGACTATCTTGTGGGTGCAAACGTAAAAGATTTCACTACTAATGTTCACCTGACCCATGAAAATCCTTACATTATCCTCGAAGGAGACGAATACCTCTCTAGTTGTATTGACAATAAAGCTAAATTTCATTGGTATCATCCTCACATAGCCGTATTAACTGGGATAGCGTGGGATCACATCAATGTCTATCCTGCCTTCGATCAGTATTTAGAAGCTTTCTCTTTCTTTATCGAAACTATCGAACCCAACGGCTATCTCATTTACAATGAAAATGATTCATTTTTGCATAAGTTAGTATCATGCCATGCAGGCGAAATTCATAAAATCCCATATCGAGTTTTTCCTTATTTCCATTCAAACGAAGGCTGTTATGTTTGCTATCTAGAAAAAAAATACTGCGTATCCTTTTTTGGAAATCATAACTTCAGTAATATGGCAGCCGCCATGGAAGTAGCTAAGTTGGTTGGAATCCAACCAGAAACTTTCCTGGAAGCCATAACTACGTTTTCCTTACCTGACAAGAGATTAAATTGCCTTTTTGAAAATCAAAAATTGAGCATTTATCGCGATTTTGCTCATGCTCCTTCAAAAGCACGTGCAACCGTTCAAGCTATAAGAGAAAAATACCCTCATCATCAGGTCGTCGCTATTTATGAACTCCACACCTACAGTTCGATGGATGAAAGTTTTCTCCCTCAATACGCCCAAGTTTTTGCTCATGCTGATCGACTTATCATATACATATCTGCCCATTCGTTTGAAATAAAGAAAAGAAGTTTAATTCCCCCTGAAAATATTATAAAATATTTTGAGCACCCCAAAACAGAAATAGTATTTCAGCCAGAAGAGCTTGAAAAACTACTCATTGCTGTTGTTTCTAAACTAAAACCTCCTTTAGTACTCCTTTTTATGAGTTCAGGTAATTTTGATCATTTTGAGCTAAACAATAAATTGTATCAAAAATTGTTAATTTTGTAA
- a CDS encoding PKD domain-containing protein, translated as MKKGKYFFILLIFFISFSRIQAQCSVDAIANPTVICAGEEVILSAVGACGYLMYNDFNNGTPGSGWVATNGVQFNNPCNPSFDGTIYLWMGPNVPIPRTLTSVGFNISSGCQVKFAMKYAIQGQSSPCEGPDEYDEGITLQYSINNGSTWVDIAYFRPDGTILPNQIPPGSNNTSITNYNTPFTVWNVYTFTLPSGAVSSNTQIRWRQEDWSGSDYDHWGLDQVELTCPSNVQVTWSHGATGYNPPPVYPTSDTTFTVTITDQVNNISATDSVHITVKPVPTPDFMISPAICQDSVATIIYTGTGSSNAYYNWVFGGGSVVSGNPTGPGPLQVKWNFPGMMYVSLEVSQDGCTSETKYDSIMVHPVPTANFTATPTEGCEDLPVQFTNTTNLPCSLYLWSMGDGYISIEQNPFHTYSTPGVYDVSLYVRTEHGCDDTLTKPQYIHVYYQPVVDIWASPMETSISYPEITFGSNASGIDHWFWDFGDNSTSTQPPTVIHSYSTDGIYTVTVIGSTNNGCADTASVVVKVFAEPEFFNIITPNGDGKNDFFVILNGEKIPNHLWVYNRWGKLVFEAENYQNDWDGKGLADGVYYFIYKYGVELKNEYTGTLNIVRKNQ; from the coding sequence ATGAAAAAGGGGAAATATTTTTTTATTTTATTAATATTTTTCATAAGCTTTTCAAGAATTCAGGCTCAGTGTAGTGTTGATGCTATAGCTAATCCAACAGTTATTTGCGCTGGCGAAGAGGTTATTCTTTCTGCAGTGGGAGCCTGTGGCTACCTGATGTATAACGATTTTAACAATGGTACACCTGGTAGTGGTTGGGTAGCAACAAATGGCGTGCAATTTAATAATCCTTGTAATCCTAGTTTTGATGGTACCATATATTTATGGATGGGGCCAAATGTTCCCATTCCTAGAACTTTAACTTCAGTAGGTTTTAACATTTCTTCCGGATGTCAGGTTAAGTTTGCCATGAAATATGCTATACAGGGTCAATCTTCTCCTTGCGAAGGGCCTGATGAATATGACGAGGGAATTACTCTCCAATATTCCATCAATAATGGTAGCACATGGGTAGATATTGCGTATTTTAGGCCAGATGGTACTATTTTGCCCAACCAAATCCCACCCGGATCTAACAATACTTCTATCACAAATTACAATACCCCTTTTACCGTCTGGAATGTGTATACTTTTACTCTGCCTTCCGGGGCTGTTTCTTCTAACACACAGATTCGATGGCGTCAAGAAGATTGGAGTGGAAGCGACTATGATCATTGGGGACTTGATCAAGTTGAGCTTACTTGTCCTTCAAACGTGCAAGTCACATGGTCTCATGGAGCAACAGGTTACAATCCCCCCCCTGTATACCCAACAAGCGATACCACTTTTACTGTTACCATTACAGATCAGGTCAATAACATTTCAGCAACTGATTCAGTTCATATCACAGTCAAACCAGTTCCTACTCCGGATTTTATGATTTCCCCTGCAATTTGCCAGGATTCTGTGGCTACGATTATTTACACAGGGACAGGTTCAAGTAACGCCTATTACAACTGGGTTTTTGGGGGTGGTAGTGTGGTTTCAGGAAACCCAACAGGACCAGGACCACTTCAAGTAAAATGGAATTTTCCTGGTATGATGTATGTAAGTCTTGAGGTTTCTCAAGATGGATGTACAAGTGAAACCAAATATGATAGCATCATGGTACACCCAGTACCAACCGCAAATTTCACAGCTACTCCTACTGAAGGCTGTGAAGATCTACCAGTTCAGTTTACTAACACCACCAATCTTCCTTGTTCTCTTTATCTTTGGTCAATGGGTGATGGCTACATTTCGATCGAACAAAATCCATTTCATACGTATTCAACCCCTGGAGTTTATGATGTGTCTTTATATGTTCGCACTGAACACGGTTGTGATGACACACTTACCAAACCTCAATATATTCACGTGTATTACCAGCCCGTGGTAGATATTTGGGCCTCTCCAATGGAAACTTCTATTTCCTATCCTGAAATCACTTTTGGCAGCAATGCTTCAGGAATTGATCATTGGTTCTGGGATTTTGGCGATAATTCAACCTCCACACAACCTCCCACAGTCATTCATTCTTATTCTACTGATGGCATCTATACCGTTACAGTAATTGGCTCTACTAATAACGGTTGTGCCGACACCGCAAGTGTCGTCGTAAAAGTCTTCGCTGAACCCGAATTTTTTAACATCATCACTCCTAACGGTGACGGTAAAAATGACTTTTTCGTTATTCTCAACGGCGAAAAAATTCCCAATCATTTATGGGTCTACAACCGATGGGGAAAGTTAGTTTTTGAAGCCGAAAATTATCAGAACGACTGGGATGGAAAAGGACTAGCAGACGGAGTCTATTATTTCATTTACAAATATGGAGTTGAATTAAAGAACGAATATACAGGAACCCTAAACATTGTGCGAAAAAATCAATGA
- a CDS encoding ComEC family competence protein translates to MIPSSIPFLRIIIPFVGGIVFYSWFPYLIYSYFLIPLMLLLLIIAILLIAFPAYSNRFYIAGVIYLLVFLTGCFVSYIHDIKRRPNYIGHFIQSENSYPVLLQITDEVLEKNKYYRVEGSILLIHNDTQWISATGKLLLWILKDDSLKKPVYGDMIFASIMFQTIDPPLLKTDFNYKQYLSNKNIHHQAFIRSKDYVIVDHKPNQIKKFFLLARQFLTQHILNTLQDDETGWLLIAMTLGIKTELSPETLKHFQAAGVMHILAVSGLHVGIVYLFVSTLFGLFFRNKKTKKWIFLFSILTIWFYALLTGLSNSIFRASLMLTLILIGNILQRSSNSINSLLASGFIILLLDPFALYDISFILSFSAVGGILLFYPIIYHWVYSKYWVIDKAWSLVAVSLSAQLATLPWTLYFFGGFPVYFLPANFVIVPLFTPFLITCMIGIILSFLPAISSIITSLLTILLHWFLRLPEFFSSLPCSTIEPVYISLVTSLLLTFTLTLFYLFFKSQRFGMCYIAMFSLIFAIVVQQAWQKKESDTNFALIQYKKRLFLTAVKEKHSLTVFLPPFLENFSKELENIKRYARQFRLKLHLLAVHQSTSMSINEYPFQAYKNYRWYLTSTCKNLDLIKNMNLFTFYYYPFSTSCKSSHAYMLSNSKTKFLLSNMF, encoded by the coding sequence GTGATACCTTCATCTATACCTTTTCTACGGATAATTATTCCTTTTGTAGGTGGAATCGTATTTTATAGTTGGTTTCCATATCTTATATATTCTTATTTTCTTATTCCTCTTATGCTCCTGCTATTAATCATAGCAATTCTTCTTATTGCATTTCCTGCATACTCAAATCGTTTCTATATTGCTGGTGTCATTTATTTACTTGTATTTCTTACAGGATGCTTTGTTTCGTACATTCATGATATCAAGCGTCGACCAAATTACATAGGTCATTTCATCCAAAGTGAAAACTCATATCCTGTATTACTTCAAATAACAGATGAAGTACTAGAAAAAAACAAGTATTATCGTGTTGAAGGCAGCATTCTTCTTATCCACAATGATACACAATGGATTTCGGCTACAGGAAAGTTACTTCTTTGGATTCTGAAAGACGACTCCCTCAAAAAGCCAGTTTACGGAGATATGATCTTTGCCAGTATTATGTTTCAAACTATTGATCCGCCTCTTTTAAAAACAGACTTTAATTATAAGCAATATCTGTCGAATAAAAACATTCATCATCAAGCTTTTATTCGCTCAAAGGATTACGTCATTGTTGATCATAAGCCCAATCAAATAAAAAAATTTTTTCTTTTGGCAAGACAATTTTTAACACAACATATTCTGAATACCCTACAAGATGACGAAACGGGATGGTTATTAATAGCCATGACCTTAGGTATTAAAACAGAATTATCACCTGAAACTTTAAAGCATTTCCAAGCAGCTGGTGTCATGCATATTCTGGCAGTTTCAGGACTTCATGTTGGAATTGTTTATCTTTTTGTATCAACTTTATTTGGACTTTTCTTCCGAAATAAAAAAACTAAAAAATGGATATTTCTTTTCAGTATCTTGACCATTTGGTTTTATGCTCTCTTAACAGGACTATCCAATTCTATTTTTCGTGCTTCCTTGATGTTAACACTTATCCTGATTGGCAACATATTACAAAGAAGTTCAAATTCTATAAATTCTTTACTTGCATCAGGTTTTATAATCTTACTTTTAGATCCTTTTGCTTTATATGATATAAGTTTTATTCTTTCGTTCAGTGCCGTAGGAGGAATTTTGCTTTTTTATCCTATCATCTATCATTGGGTTTACTCTAAATACTGGGTGATCGACAAAGCATGGTCCTTAGTAGCTGTGAGTCTATCTGCTCAACTTGCTACTCTTCCATGGACTTTGTATTTCTTTGGTGGTTTTCCAGTATATTTTCTTCCAGCAAACTTCGTCATTGTGCCTTTATTTACTCCTTTTTTAATCACATGTATGATAGGAATTATTTTATCTTTTTTACCTGCCATTTCATCAATTATCACATCATTACTTACTATATTACTTCATTGGTTTCTACGATTGCCTGAATTTTTTTCTTCTTTGCCATGCTCTACCATTGAACCCGTTTATATTTCCCTAGTCACCTCACTTTTGCTAACATTCACGTTAACATTATTTTATCTCTTTTTCAAAAGCCAAAGATTTGGAATGTGTTATATTGCAATGTTTTCGCTCATTTTCGCAATTGTTGTCCAACAAGCCTGGCAAAAGAAGGAAAGCGATACGAATTTTGCTCTGATACAATATAAAAAGCGGCTTTTTCTTACTGCTGTTAAAGAAAAACATTCACTTACAGTTTTTTTACCTCCATTTTTAGAAAACTTTAGCAAAGAACTAGAAAATATAAAACGCTACGCCAGACAGTTTAGATTGAAATTACATCTTCTTGCAGTACATCAATCAACATCGATGTCAATAAATGAATATCCCTTTCAAGCATACAAAAACTATAGATGGTACTTAACTAGTACTTGCAAAAATCTAGATCTGATCAAAAACATGAATTTATTTACTTTTTATTATTATCCTTTTTCCACTTCATGCAAGTCAAGTCATGCATATATGCTATCAAATTCAAAGACAAAATTTCTCTTGTCTAATATGTTTTAG
- a CDS encoding SpoIID/LytB domain-containing protein: protein MKFLASIVIVLNYIVIFSQSVKVRILSGNEIRNIQMTIYSGTYELIDEKGNVLTTLNRDQTVSISLNNNEIQCITQQDTFKTTKSFSFRGKGFINIFQLRSARIDRLYDDHLQVLLQGKSIWLINEVSLDKYVASVVQAEAGVGKEAEFFKAHAIATRTYSLKNFQKHKTENFNFCDQEHCQVYKGRCTRTDILVAAMQTHDLVLVDNNNELALTVYHSNSGGETAAAEHIWGKFVPYLLQKKDSFSVGQSQYNWTKKINKQEWLLYLKKNYSYPIEDPVKVKEVLSFRQPSRKIYLAEQIPLKQIRIDWKLNSTFFDIYEEEDHVVFKGKGFGHGVGFSQEGAMQMARLGFTYDEILEFYYPNTTITRLDKIGFKFNP from the coding sequence ATGAAGTTTCTTGCCTCCATAGTTATTGTGCTAAACTACATAGTTATTTTTTCACAATCAGTCAAAGTTCGCATCTTATCTGGTAATGAAATAAGAAACATTCAGATGACAATTTATAGTGGCACTTACGAACTAATAGATGAAAAAGGAAATGTACTAACTACTCTGAACAGAGATCAAACCGTATCCATTTCTTTAAACAACAACGAAATTCAATGCATTACCCAGCAAGATACATTTAAAACTACAAAAAGTTTTTCTTTTCGTGGCAAGGGATTCATTAACATTTTTCAGCTTAGATCTGCTAGAATTGATAGACTTTATGATGATCATCTACAAGTCCTCTTGCAGGGCAAATCTATCTGGCTTATCAATGAAGTTAGCCTTGACAAATACGTAGCAAGTGTAGTTCAAGCAGAAGCAGGTGTTGGCAAAGAAGCAGAATTTTTTAAAGCTCATGCCATAGCTACGAGGACGTATAGTTTGAAAAATTTTCAGAAACATAAGACTGAAAATTTCAATTTTTGTGATCAGGAGCATTGCCAAGTATACAAGGGTCGTTGCACTCGTACAGATATACTGGTTGCAGCTATGCAAACACATGATCTTGTTTTGGTGGATAACAATAACGAGCTTGCCCTCACAGTGTATCATTCCAATTCCGGTGGCGAGACTGCTGCAGCCGAACATATTTGGGGAAAATTTGTCCCATATCTTTTGCAAAAAAAAGATTCTTTTAGTGTTGGACAATCTCAGTACAATTGGACAAAAAAAATCAACAAACAAGAATGGTTATTATACCTGAAAAAAAACTACTCATATCCGATCGAGGATCCTGTTAAGGTAAAAGAAGTTCTTTCCTTTCGTCAACCTAGTCGTAAAATTTATCTTGCTGAACAAATCCCATTAAAACAAATTCGCATAGATTGGAAACTTAACTCAACTTTTTTCGATATTTACGAAGAGGAGGATCATGTTGTATTTAAAGGAAAAGGCTTTGGTCATGGAGTAGGTTTTAGTCAGGAAGGAGCCATGCAAATGGCAAGGCTGGGTTTCACTTACGACGAAATTCTTGAATTTTATTATCCCAATACAACCATAACTAGATTAGATAAAATCGGATTTAAATTCAACCCGTGA